TTATGAGAGATTTGTTGCTGGTGCTGCAGCAGGCATTACTGCAACCGTACTCTGCCTACCACTTGACACAGTATGTAATTTATCATAACCTTCTTCTGCTTCTCTTCCCCCATTTTGCCCCCTTTTTCTTTCCCGCTCCTCTCGTAATTACAATTAACTTTTGGGGTTGAGACTGCGAAGaaatattgaaagaaaagaGGTCTCTGTTCTGGAAGATGGAAGAATTCTACACAATGAGTGATGTAGCCTCTCATTGTAACTGGACATCCTACCTATGGAAAATCTTGGTGCCATACATTGATATGTATTATAAAAAACCATAGAGGCACTCTTAGAAGGCATCTTAGGGATTATTGGGGGGCATGTAGAATGCAATATGAGTATTCGCAAGTCACAGCCCTGCCCCCATTGTCACCTGGGCATTCAAATATAGTTTAACCATCAAAATCATCTATTGTCCTAGAATATTGCTTATAGGTTGTAAgctatttatttcttttcattggaaaaagatgaagaaatgaaAAGGAAAGACTGTAGACATGGAGTTTCCTTTGCCTTGCTAGCCGTTTACTTGTTTGAACATCACATGTTCAAAGTGCTTCAAACTTCTCTACAACCTTATTAGATTAAAACATCAGCCATCCTTTATCTTTAAGCTTAAGTTTCATTGGTGTATTCTTCATCTTTTGAATTGAATTAAACTTAGGCTGCTACCTGGCTTTATTTAAACAGAAGTGCAAATTTTTTTATCTAGGAATTTGACCAGGATTGATATTTTCTAGTTGTTATCACCTTTAAGTGGTAAGTTATTGTAATCGTTTCATCTTTTAGATCCGAACAAAGATAGTGGCACCTGGTGGGGAAGCTTTAGGCGGTGTTGTTGGTGCTTTCCGCCACATGATCCAAACTGAAGGGTTCTTTTCTCTTTACAAGGGCTTACTACCCTCCATTTTAAGTGTGGCGCCTTCTGGTGCAGTCTTCTATAGTGTCTACGATATACTCAAGACTGCTTATCTTCACTCGCCCGAAGGAAGGAAAAGAATTCAGAACATGAACCAGCACCAGCAGGGGCAGGAGTTGAATGCTCTCGATCAGCTGGAGTTAGGACCAATTAGGACTTTACTATATGGTGCTATATCTGGTGCTTGTGCTGAATTAGTGACGTACCCATTCGAAGTAATCAGGAAGCAGCTTCAAATGCAAGTCCAGGCAAGTAGAATGAGTGCTTTTGCAACCTGTTCTAAGATAGTTCAGCAAGGAGGAATACAAGCTTTATATGCAGGACTTCTTCCCAGCTTGTTACAGGCATGTGGTTCTGATGTTTCTTATTTTGTTGATGTGAATTGCTTTTCCTTGTAACCATGTGCTTATAACCACAATTATTTTAGGAAAATGCTTTTTGTATCATTGACTCAAGTCTCTGTTTGGTTTGCCTATATCAATTCTTTAttgaatagaaaaataatttgtttttgaGTGAGAAAGAACTAAATTCCAGAAATGCTTGAATCAGTCAAAATCCACCTTTCCCAACTCACCAGAAAAATTATTCCGGTCAGATTAAAGACTTAAAGTCATATTGGAGGCTTAATGGAGCCAAGTATGTTGCCAATATTTGGTAAGATAGCAATCAGTACAAACATTCGCCTATATTTATATGAGATTCTTTGGACCTCTCGTCAAACTACTTTTTAAAACATGCGTATAAGCTTGTTGCACAATTGAACTTGAGATTCTATCTCCTTCTCTGCCATACCAAATATCAGTTCCTTTGCCCAAATCTGACTACACATCGTTTGGATCAACTCTTAGACATTCATAAGAGTCGATACAAAATTTTCTTGGTCGTAGCCAACCCACATTAGTCATATTCAATTATTGTGGAAAGATCATTTTATAACTGATTTGTAAGTGAGTTCTTCAGTGATACTTGTGCTGAACTAAGTCTCTAGCCCCTGCTTTCCAAAATTTCCATTTGCATTTAATGGAACATCATGctctttaaatttctttctgCATCTGCATTGCTTCCtgaaaaatttttagaacaaTCTTGGAACAGATCCAATTGGCATAAATACATGTTTTGTCTAATCGTTCTGGTGCATTTGTTTGTTTTCTGTCAAACTGGGGCACTGTCTTGTTTTCTTCAAATGCAATTCTTTTATTTGCCTGACCAGAAATCAAAGTTATTCATCATCATAAGATGGTCTAATATTTAATCTGCTTATTTCAGTTACTGTAGATAATTTGTAAATGTCCATTGCTGATGTGTTAAAACTGCGGAGCTCTTTTCCTTTAGCCATTGTATTCTCTTAGaattttggtttctttttaCTTACATACCCTGCTTTGCACATCCAGGTACTTCCTTCAGCTGCCATAAGTTTTTTCGTTTATGAGTTCATGAAGATTGTCCTTAAAGTGGAATGAACAATGACAACAGAATGTAGGAGGAGATTGATCAGTTGGCCCAATACAATTCACAGTTGAGCATTAGAAATACCCTTGAAACATGACCAGATTATGGTATCAATGATTGCTTTTGCTGGCTGTGTTCCCTGTTAATTCTCAGTTTAAGAAATACAGTTGCTTCTTCAATGTCCTAAAATccctttatttcttctttttttccttctttcccCTTGGACTGAGTGCTGCTCATAGAGCATATTAATCACTGCCAAATTTTGACTGCTACAGGAGCTTCGTTTTGAAAAAGAATGTTCCACAGAAaccaattttcatattttcattgtAACATACCAGATTTTAGGTATGTAAGGATTTTCACCAACTGGGATTCATACAATTTTCAATGTAAGAAAAAACGTGTAGTATAATGCAATTATATGTACTTATCGTGAAAGATATGAATTCAAAGAAAATCTTCTGTTTATGGCTCTGTAAAATGTTTGGCCTGattatgtattattatttttcttgctCTCATTAAATACTTTGATACTCTAAATATTTTTAGGCATAAAAAAGTAAGGAACTAATCAATGTAGTtggaatatttatttttttcctcagAAACAGTTGAATGTAGGTGTTGGTTGGCTGCCAAACTTGAGATAAGGCAGTTCAATGTCAAAAGTCACAGGTTGGAAATAAAAGATATTTGGAATTAAAACTttcatgtgaaaaaaaaatatagtataTACATGTTTGGTTTGATGtatataaaaatgtttttataaatattaaattattatgaaagacaattattaaatattatgaactaataatttcaaatttgtatttaaaacATCGTCAAACTACCATTGATGGTTGGTAGAGTAGGCGGGTGCAGAAGTGAAGTGCGAGGATATTTTGGTCCTTTTTCGTATTTTGTTGAGAGGAGCTTTCAATTAAacactaaaaagaaaaaaaaatagaatttagatCAATGTGCTTTCATCTATAACAACTtctcaaaatcatttttaataggTTACTTTGAGTAGTTGTCAAAGATActtttgttaaaaattaaaaatttgaaaagataattcGAACGAActcaaaatcattttcaaaagaaaGTGAGAAATATCAAGTCGGTACTCTATATTTATCAAGCCATATTAACAAAAAGAGTATACTTTCCTAATAAAATTGAgacattttcactttttttaacAATCACATTTTTTCtgataaatataaaaatctatttttcacGAGAACTTGGTTTTTGTGTTGTTGGGCACATGGTATTAAGCTTTTTCTTTCCCCTTGTTCAAATAGCTCATGGTATTAATCATAAACACTTtcgtgtttttttatttttttttaagttcgaTAAGTGAAAAATTCGAACATCATTTATGAATTATGTTTGACTAGTTCAACTAACACTCAATCATATTCATTATTGTTAAGAGGAAGAAAAGCATTGGAAGTGAGCAATTCATTTTTCTCATTATCAGAGACAACCATCTAAAATTCGTGATTTGGTGGAGCAACGTGTTTTTCCTTCATTAATTCCTTGCCTCATGTTTTTATTTAGGTATGGTACGAACAGCAAAAACTTCGTACTATTATCCTTtgcattaaactatataataaataactaatttaagAAAGCGTGGACTTTAACCTAactcaataaattttaatagtgaATAAGATTTTCCAGTTGCCACGTAACACctcaatttataaaatttgatgCGACATCTTCTACTTCAAGTTCCTCTCTAACCATACTAATGAGAAAATTTCTATTtcctcaaatatatatatatatatgtgttttatattataaacttaCATTCTGTACAGAATgtgagttttattattattattattattatgtatgTATTTATGTGTGTGTAATACTCATCGAGACAGGGACAGGGTCAAGGCCGTGGACGGAAAATGTATTCTCATACTCATCGAGACTGGGACAGGGTCAAGGCCGTGGACGGAAAATGTATTCTCTGTTCCTGTCCTCGTTTAGCTAGTAGGGAGAAATCTCTCCCCCTgctctctctcccattttctatCCAATCGACGATTCACAATCCTATTCGAGACGGACCTCATGAGGAGAATGAACATCTTTACCTATAAATATCTCTTGAACGTATAAATTTCatgttttgttatctatattttaaaaaatcaagtcaaatttttaaaattaaaaaaaaaaaagaagtaatttaaaaaaaaaaaaaatttcccttCCGTTCTTTAAGTATGTAAGACACTAATCATACCAAAACTAAAGAGAGAAaaggaagagagaaaaatgataAAGTTAGAAATGGGTTAAGACTCAAGTGTTATAAACTCACAGGGATTTCACGTTAATTAATTCATGCTCAAGCAAGAATTAGCACAAAGCTTCTCTGTTTTATCTCTCAATTCCTTTCTGCTACCATTTGGGATCTCGCTTCCTCTTCCACTCAACTCACGTTCGTGAGGGGGAGCCCTAGCCTCCGCTTCCGGGACCATCATGTCGCCGTCTGCTGTCGGAAGCTTCGACGCCGACGGCGGATGTGATTGCCGTGCTCATCAGAATGGGGATGCCAAAGCACCTGCTAACTCTAAATCCGGCGATTCCTATTGCGAGCATTGTGGTTGTGGTTCAGCGGATTCATCATCTTTCCCGTCCTTTTCCTGCTCTTCCTCTTCTCTATGGCTTGATTCGACGCGGTTGAGAGAGTCCGGGAAGCTATGGcggatccttgttgcttctgctaAAGGCTTCACAATTGGAGCTGGTCTCAAAGGTGGTCTCTCTCTTTTCTCGGTCCTCGCTGGATTGAAGCGGAGAAAGGCTTTGGCCTCCCTCGGGTAAGGTTGTTTGAAATTTGGTTGTGAAGGTTATCTGCATGTTACCGTGTGTAAACAAATGTGTTATCGATTTATGTTTGGTTTAGGAAGAAAGGAGTGATTACGAATCGAGATGCGATTTCCATGGCTTTGAAGGAGACTTTGAGATACGGTCTCTTTCTTGGAACCTTTGCTGGTACATTCGTTTCCATTGATGAGATAGTTGGCAATCTGGGAGGCCACCGTAGGTAGACTCTTTTCTATTCTGATCTTGTAATCCTGAATTCTCGCTGTTTCTAGAAATTTTTTGGTTatccttttgatttttttagtgttCTCTTGTAGTTCAGGACTGCAAGTTGGAGGGCACTATTAGCGGGAGCATTAGCTGGGCCGTCGATGCTTCTGACTGGGTTAAATACGCAACATAAGACCTTGGCTATCTACATTTTTATGCGTGCTGCGGTCTTGGCATCGCGCTGTGGGATTAAAAGCAAGCGGTTTGGGCATATTTGTAAGCCTCTCACGTGGTCTTATGGTGATATCTTCCTTATGTGTCTCTCCTCTTCCCAGATCCTGTAAGAAATATTTCTGCTCTACCATGTTTTGCTGCTAATTCAAATATAGTAGGTCtacagtgttatataatattGTCACTTTCCAGTTTTAAGCTTTACTCATCCCGTTGCATATTTTCCTGCATGATCGTGGCATCTGAATCATAAATTTAGCTTTCAACCCTCACATCACTACACCTAATCCATAGTACACTAATGCAAACCCAAGCAGATGGGAAACCAGTGAATGACTTGTATTATcataattataaacaaatgatGTAACAGTCGAACAAAATCTATTTTTGGATATAATGCAGTTGTGAATACTGTGTTTCATTGTTATTTCAGCAGGATGGTATATGCGTCGGACATCTAGAACTTATAAACAGTAGCCAAAAACTTATTCCATGTATTTATACCAGgttgatatatgttattataaaattattctTAATACTCCTCTTATTAGCAGTACCTATAAGCTTTCTTGGAAAAAGTTCTGACTTGAGCTTGACAAGTAAAAAATGGTTGACTAAGTTTAGATTGGCTTatcaatacttttttttttttttctcttttggtgGTGGTGGGGGGAACAACTCGGTTCCCTTGAGTTAATTTTATAGCGTGCATAACAGAATGGTTGCCCTTGTTAATTGTTTTACAGTGCACAGCACTGAAGCAACTCAACCATTGATTGGTTAAACTAAAGTAATAAATCTAGTGATGAgctaatttttgtttgtttattgtgTTTCACCTCTTCTCAATATGTTCTTTATATGTGGAGGAATATGTTGGTCATTTCTCTGATCATCCCGATGAAACATATTGTGCTTTATGCTTAACTACTTTATGCTGgcatgtgaaattattttgtgcTATTTCTTTGTAGTATCCATATAAGTGATTAATAATTACAATAGCAAACACTTAATTAGGAGAATCATTATCAGGTCTGCTTACGTGTTAAAGCAAGATAGCTTACCACCATCATTTAGGTCCTTTCTCAATACACATGGTGGAAAGGATACTGTAATCTTGGAAGGTTTAAAGAGTTTCGTATCAGGCATGCCTTCTTCTAATAAATTTAAAGCGATTGAGAAGTACTATAGTGCCATGGGTGCGAATGTCAGATTAAATCTGCAAATGAAGACTCCATGCATGGtatgtaatttatttattttgtattcatCTCTGTTCAACCAGATGAAAAAGAACTCCTTTGTTctcaaaagtaaaattatatGTATTTGTACCTAATATGTTGCATGAAATATGTGAATGCACTCAGATATTAGAACATCAACCATTGTAGCAGACAACAACTCTAGGCGTTAACATGCTTAATTTTACCTGATGCAAAATTGAACTTTTGTTCTGGTCCAACTCTATCCTGTTTCCCAGTTTACTTGGCATCTTGAACTTTTTCAGTTGTCAGCTGGTTACCATCCCAAAGAAGTCTAGTTGTAATATTGGAAGATCCGTGCTTCTCCATGAACAAAAAATGCACAAGTTAGAGCACTATTATATGAACAGATTGCTTCAAATAAATCTAAATGCACATACAAAATAGTCATAACAGATCTCTGCACACATGCACACACAACTACAACAATTATCCTGTTCAACTAAATGCAATTGAATATCTGAAAACAGATGATATTCTGTTCATTTGAAAACTGAAGGCACATTTCAGAACATTAGAAATGAGTTATGTTCATTCCCTACCCCACAAATTCTTGGGGTGGGAATTTGGGAGAAAACAaagattatattataaatgaacGTTTCCATTTGTAGGCTTGTACCAAGACCTTGCAGGGACTTTTCTAGTGGAGACCCCTTCAATGTATTCCTTGATTACTTGGGAAATATCTTTCCACAATTTATCCAGTTCGTTTTGTTTTCTCACAAATTGTATTGAGTCAATTATGATGACGACTAGATATTTGTATGTCTGAAATGATTATGAAGTCTCCCTAGCTAGAAATTGCAATTACTTTTGAGAGTATACCCTATCTGCAGTTATCTTTcaagtttaaaattttcagtCTGCATAACGACCCCATAGGCTTTCGCTTTCACGTCTCTCTAAAATTGCAGTTCAGActttaaggattttttttttcttgcttaATGCAGATTATACATGGAAATCAATCATGTGGTGgccattttctttcctttctcattCGAGGATATAAAAGAGCATTGCCAGTTTACCTCCCTGTTTATCTTATCCCAGCTCTAATAGTTCATCGTGAAGGTCTCATGAATAGGTAACATTTCAATTTGACTATCATATGATTTATACACATTATGAAACGTTTTGGTTCAATTAAGATTATGATTTCAAGtaaggttttaattaatttcccCAGCTTGTTCTGGTTGAAAGATTGTCTAGATTACTGATTACATCACAAGTGAACCACTTAAAGAGCCCCCTAGTTACTCGAGTGCCTTCATAGGATTTTATTTCATGAGCAAcgagggttttctttttttttttccagctcATTTTACACATTTGGAAATTTACTGATGCAAACCTTTCGTTGGAAAAATATAGCTTTTTAAGACAGTTTTTAAATGGCGTTTTCTTGGGTTTCACTCTTGGGTTGGTATCTGGCTTAAATGAT
This genomic window from Benincasa hispida cultivar B227 chromosome 4, ASM972705v1, whole genome shotgun sequence contains:
- the LOC120076412 gene encoding uncharacterized protein LOC120076412 isoform X1, coding for MSPSAVGSFDADGGCDCRAHQNGDAKAPANSKSGDSYCEHCGCGSADSSSFPSFSCSSSSLWLDSTRLRESGKLWRILVASAKGFTIGAGLKGGLSLFSVLAGLKRRKALASLGKKGVITNRDAISMALKETLRYGLFLGTFAGTFVSIDEIVGNLGGHRRTASWRALLAGALAGPSMLLTGLNTQHKTLAIYIFMRAAVLASRCGIKSKRFGHICKPLTWSYGDIFLMCLSSSQILSAYVLKQDSLPPSFRSFLNTHGGKDTVILEGLKSFVSGMPSSNKFKAIEKYYSAMGANVRLNLQMKTPCMIIHGNQSCGGHFLSFLIRGYKRALPVYLPVYLIPALIVHREGLMNRPYEILARGLLGTARSSLFLSAYCASAWMWTCLTARSFKKINIPLVAVATFLTGLALAIEKKSRRIEISLYCLARGIESFFSSMTDLGYLPPSLNFKRADVIVFSISTSIIMHCYAQEREVFRSKYLNVLDWVFGVPPPPCETPRCKNGKQY
- the LOC120076412 gene encoding uncharacterized protein LOC120076412 isoform X2 encodes the protein MLLTGLNTQHKTLAIYIFMRAAVLASRCGIKSKRFGHICKPLTWSYGDIFLMCLSSSQILSAYVLKQDSLPPSFRSFLNTHGGKDTVILEGLKSFVSGMPSSNKFKAIEKYYSAMGANVRLNLQMKTPCMIIHGNQSCGGHFLSFLIRGYKRALPVYLPVYLIPALIVHREGLMNRPYEILARGLLGTARSSLFLSAYCASAWMWTCLTARSFKKINIPLVAVATFLTGLALAIEKKSRRIEISLYCLARGIESFFSSMTDLGYLPPSLNFKRADVIVFSISTSIIMHCYAQEREVFRSKYLNVLDWVFGVPPPPCETPRCKNGKQY